ATAGAGATGGCCCCGTGGCGGCACCTCCATTCGGGAAAAGGTAATCGCGGTCGATCCAAGCGTCCCGCCCTGGATTGACGTGCAAAGCCAGCGCGTGTCTGCGTTGACCGCCCCCTCCTGCACCGTCACAAGCGCGCCCGGGTGCTGATCGTAGGCCGACAACCCGAATACCCGCGTGGGCGATGGGCCCACGATATAAATGCCGTTCTGAGCGGGCGCCGCCTGGTCCTTGACCAGGACAAGCTCTCCTGCGACGAGCGTGACGCCATCGATGACGTCGCCGCCGTTGAGCCCGCTCGCGATGGCGATGTCGGCGGTCGTCGCCGTGCGCACGGTGAACGCGGGCCCCGCAGTCTGCGGCAGCCAGGTAATCCCGGCCGACCAATCGGCGCTTCCTGCCGAGAGCTTGAAATAGAGCGTCGGCTGCCCGGCGTTGCCGCTGTCCGAAACGACGAGGACGGAGAAAGCCGTCACCTCGTCGTCATAGGCGGCACGGCCGGCGATGGCATCCACCGCCGCATCCGGCTGATACGCCGGCCCTTGGGGCCCCTGCGGTCCCTCGATCCCCGCGAGCGTCCAATCGGACCCGTCGAAACGATACATCGCGTCTTCGTCGTGGACCCACGCGATCCAGCCCGACCCGGCGCCTTCCCCTGGCAGGTATGAGCGCCACTCGCCGTCGATATAGCGGGCGACGCGCTTTTCCCATCCGATCCAGGCGCCGGTGGCCGGACCGCCGCCTCCCGCCACGATATAGCAATCTCCTTCGGCAGGACTTGCCGGCGGTTCCAACAGGTCCTTGTCGAGTACGCTGAGCTGGACCAACGTGTCGAGCAGCGTCATCGCCTCGTTATGCGTGACATGCTTCTGCGCTTGCGCAGCCGCGATATAGGGAATGCGCAGCTTCGCGCTTTCTTCGGTCATGTTTTCTTTCCGGATTTGACGAGAACCAAGACCACACAGCGCGCTCAAGCAGGCCGCTAGGCCGGTAGCGCAAAGATCAGTGCTGATAGTCCCAGATCAGTTGCTCTGACGCGGGTCCGGGCCCATAGACGGGCGAGACCTGCGCGACGCGCACATGCACGTTCCATTGCGGCGCACCGAAATCGTCCGCCTGCATCGCCGCCGTGTACGAAATGGATGGCGTGTCGCTCTCCACGCTTCGCAAGACGGAGCCGTCCGGCCCGTCGAGAATGTCGAGCCGGTACAGCTCGACGTCCTCGCCGAGCGGCACTTCAAGGCCTTCCCAGCTGTCGCCGCCAAAGCGCGTGCGCCGGATCCACGCGATAGACCAATCGCCGTTTGCCGGATCGCGCTTGCCTTGGACGTGCACAGGCGCATAGGGCCGTAAGCCCAACCCTTGCACGGCGTAAGACGCACTGCCGTAGGTATCGGACTCGAGGCCCTCGCTCACGGGCCCGTATTTGTAGTTCAGCGCGAGGCCGACATCGTCGGGGCGCAGATTGAGCGCGGTCACCGCGCTGTTGATCAGCACGAAGAGTGCGCCCGCCGGCACGGGGTTGCGCATGGCGCCTTCGGTTCCGTTCAGCCCGCGCAACAACATGGACAGATCGTAGGTGCCAGTCTCAATCAGCGTCGCGAGCTGAAACTGGATCAACTCGAACGTGCCGTCCGCGTTCTGGATGGCGGCGAAGTTGGCGCCGTTCAGCAACGCCTCCTCGGTGACGGACTCGAGTTCGCCGTAGTCGAGAGCGACGCGCAGGATATTGCTCTTGTCGTAGCGGTGCAGCGGGCCGGAATAGGTATCGAACACGGTGCGGCCCATGGTGGCGCGCGCCGGCACGATGGCGTTCAACTCATAGCCGCTGGTAGACGGAGAACGGTACACGGCGACACCCCCCGGCCAGGGATCGGCGTTGGCGGCAACATAGCCCGCATACGGCGCTTCATCGCCGCGCAGCAGCGGCAAATCCATGAACACGGCATCGGTCGGTCCGTACACGGTGACGGGATCGAACTCGCGCTCCTTTTCCGGCGCCACGACGGAATCGAGATTGAACGGCTCGACCGACCGCGCGTCGATATCCTTGAACGTCGCATCGCGCGTCTCCGTCAGACGCCAGAGCGTGTCGCGGGCGCCCGAGGACAGTGTGACCACATCGCCGGGCTCGAGCGCGAGCCGGCTCGGCGGCAGCGCGAATGCGCCCCGCTCGCGCGCGGCCCAGGCATCGCGCAGCCATCCTTCGGCGATGGCGAGCGCCTTGCCCTGCCCCATCACGATCGGCAGTTCCGCGGCCGCCGCCCGATCGCTGCGGCTGCCGAGCCGCCGCGCGTCGACCGCGCCTTGGGCATAATCGTGATTGCCGTCGATATAGGTGATCTTCGCCGAGAGCGGCAGCTCCGTCTCCTGGCCGCGCGTCAGCGTATAGAGCGGCGCGTCCGGATCGGTCTCCACAAGCGCATCTGGAGTGACGCTTGCGACCGACCCGAGAAACCCGCGATGGGCGAACTGAATGAGCCCGCCGGATTCCGAGGCATCGAACAGGAACCCGAGACCCAGCGGCTGCAGCGCCTCGCGCACCGACATGATGCGGTCGATGACGAACCCGTCGAGGAAGCCATAGAGCTTCGTCACGTCGTAGCGGAAGAAGCCGTAGTCCTCGAGGATCGCCCGCACGACAGCCGCCAGCGCGCCGCCGCCCACGCGCCCGGTCAGCCAGTGCCCCAGTTCCCAATTGCCGCCATCGGCCCAGACCGACGACGCATAGGGAAAAGCGGGAAACGGCCGCGCGTCCCAGGTGTAGACGAAGATGCGCGAGGCATCGACCATGCGCCCGCCATAGACGCCCGAGACCGGGTTCTGCCCGGACACATAGTCTTCGTGGCTCGGATCGAAAAAGCTCTGGATCGCCTGGATGTAGCGGCGCTGCACGAGATCGTCGCGCACGCCGCGCGAGAAATACGGCGCGAAGGATTCCGAGCTTTTCGGATCGATGAACACGTTCGGCTGGTTCGGCCCCTTGTCCACGGCCGGACACCCGACCTCGGTGAACCAGATGGGTTTGCCTTGCGGCACCCAGCCCGTATGCGCGCCGCTCTCGACGCCGCCCGGCCGGTCGTAGTGGAGGTTCTGCCACCACTCTTTGATGGCTTTGGTCTTGTAGATCCACGGCTTGCCGTAGGCGCCGTCGGTGATGGGCAGCCGCGTTTGGGTAAGACGTTCCGCGCTCGCCTCGTTGCCGGTCGCCCCCGCCGCCGGGTAGTACCAGTCGAAGCCCTCGCCGCCGCGGATATTGCTGCGCAGGTAATCCAGATCGTAGATCGACTCCCAGCCCGCCTGACGGTCGAGATGGGCGTCGCCGTCGCGCCAGTCCGACAGCGGCCAATAGACGTCGATGCCGACCGCATCGATATGGGGCGAGCTCCATAGCGGATCGAGATGGAAATAGACGTCGCCCGTGCCGTCGTCCGGCTGGTGACCGCGATACTCGGTCCAGTCCGCGCCATAGGTGATCGCGGTAGCCCCGCCGAGCACGCCGCTGACATCGGCGGCGAGATCGACTAATGCGTCCACGAAGGGAAAGCTGCCTGCACTCTCCCTTAAAGATGTCGCCCCGCGCATCTCCGAACCGATCAGAAACGCGTCCACGCCGCCCGCCGCTTTGCACAGATGCGCATAGTGCAGAATGAAGCGGCGGAAGGACCATTCGTCCGGCCCCGCATACGTCACGCTCTCGCCGTCAATGGCGAAGTCGGCGGCCTCCGCCGCACCCACGAAGGCCGCGACTTGGCTCCCGCATGCGGCCGTCTTGTCCACCGTACCGCCGAGGCCCGGCGCCGGGTCGCAGGTGATGCGTCCGCGCCAAGGATACGCCGGCTGGCTGGCAGCGTCCGAATACGGGTCCGCCAACGCATTGTCGGTCGGCACATCCATCGAGATGAACGGATAGAACGTCACCTTCAGCCCGCGCGCCTTGAGATCCTTGATGGCCGCGACCACCGCCGCGTCCGCCGGCGTACCGCCATAGGCCGGACGTCCGTCTTCTTCGGAGACCACATGCGCTTGCGTCCGCGATGCTCCGCCGACGGACCACTCATACGGCCAGGACTCCTTGGCCGCGACCTCGACGCCGGGCTTCACCTCGCACACACCGATACGTAAGTCCGTGCCGAACCAGCTCACCACGATCGACACGTCGGCGACGTTTGGCAGCTGTGCCTCGAGCTGATCCAGAGCCACGTCCCAATCCGTGCCGCCAAGGGCCGTATGCAGATTTTCGGCGACGGAGGCGCCGTTCTCGATCCGCATCACGCGGTCGGTGTCGTAGACGAACTCGCCGGCGCTCGGGATCAGATTGACCGCCCGCACCTCCTTCTCGAATGTGTCCACCGCGCGAAACACTTCGAAATTGAGCTGCGGCAGCCGGTTGCCGAAGCGCTCCAGGGGCATGTTCTCGAACACGACGTAAGCAGTGCCGCGATAGGCGGGCACGCGGGTAGCGCCCCCCTGCTTCGAGGCGATCAGCCCGTCACGGCCTTGGCCCTCACCGCCGAGATGGACGCGGATGGTGAAGTCCGACTGGCGCAGCTCCTTGCCGTCGGCCCAGATGCGCCCGATCCGCGTGATCGGCCCTTCGCACACCGCATAGGCCGCGTTGGCGTAATAGCTGTACTCGACCGTCTTCACGGTCTGCTGCGCGCTGGCCTGGCTCCCCTGCCCCGAGCCGCCGCCGCCGAACACGTTCTTGCCGCCGCCCGTCTGCTGCCCGCCGCCCGTCGTCTGGGTGGTGACGGTCACCTGCTCCTTGAAGCGCGTGGCCCAGATGAGATGGCCGGGCAGACGCGCGCGCCCATAGACGCGCGGCAGCGGCGTGCCCTCGCTGGACGCGCCCACGGCCACGTCCGACAGGCGCGGGCCCTCGAGCACTTGCGTCTCGCCGGAGCTCGCGGCGAGCGGCGCCATCAGCGACCGGTCGAGCAGCGCCCCGCCGACAGAGCCCACCGCGCCGCCGATGGTGGCGCCGGTCAAGGCCGTGCCGAGCACGCTGCCGGGAAAGATCGCGCCGCCAATAGCCGATCCCACGGCACCGAGAACCAGTGTCGCCACGTTGCTGCTCCGAATGGATGAGAAGTTTAAGTCAAACTCGACGCGCTCAAGTAGGCCGCTAGGCGATAGGGCGAATGAAAATGCGCTCAAGCAGGCCGCTAGGCCGGTAGCGCAAGAAAGAGAGCCCGATAGCGCAAAAAAGAAGCCGCGCGATCCAGTCTGTGGCTGTCATGCCCGCGAAAGCGGGCATCCAGTAATGAACGCCCTATCGCATCACGAAGACCGGTGGCTACTGGATGCCCCGATCAAGTCGGGGCATGACACCATCACTTGTCGTCCGGAAATCTAAAGGCGGCCACGGCGCGCCGCCGCCACCAAACGCCTAAGGGCACCTCGACGACGCCGAGACCTTCCTGAGCGTGGATCATGTGATCGCCGTCGGCGAGAATCCCCGCATGCTTGGCAACGCCCTTGTCGCGCATGCGGAACACGAGCACGTCGCCCGCCAGCGCGTCGGACACGCTGCCGAGCGGCACCAAATGCCGGCAGGCGGCGGCGATCAGCGTCTCCGAGCCGGTCGCATTGCCCCAGTCGCGGCTATACGGCGGCATGGCCTCGGGCTCCGGCCCGTACAGCGCACGCCACACCCCGCGGATGAGGCCGAGGCAGTCGCAGCCGGCCCCGCGCACGCTCCCCTGATGGTGATAGGGCGTGCCGAGCCAGCCGCGCGCGCACTGAACGATGGCATCGGGTTGGGGCATATGCTTTCTCGAATCCGTGCGCACTCGGCGCTCATCATGCCGCCATCGGCGCGGCTTCATTTCGGCGCAATCCGGGCGGCATGCTCATGATGGACCCCGGCGATCCCCGCCGGGGTTGTCCTTGAGACAGACAGTCATGAACGCGGAAGACCCGAAGAGCAGACTTCCTTACGTCTACACTTGGCTTGGGACGGCGGCCGTCATCGCCGCACTCATCTACCTGTTTCACTTCATATAGAGCCCGCAACGATGACCGAGGCCTCGTGACCTGCGGCGACGCACTCAGGCAGGACCGCGTCCTGCATCGGAACGGCGCCGGAAACCTGTCGGCGGGGCCCCTCACCGCACCCGGCCCCCGTCGTTCTTGTCTGAGCGGCTGACGACGCGGAGCATGAAGTCGTTGCCGGGCACGTGGGGGAAGCCGCGGAAGTTAGCCGTGTTCGAAAACTTGGCGCGGCAGGTGCCGAATTGCTTGTCGCAGCCGGCCTGCACCTTGAAGCCGTCCCCGGCCGCAATCGCTTCCGACGGCCGCTGCCACAGCTCGATCGTGACGCCGCTTGAGGCCTTGGCATGTAGCTTCACTTCGCTCGTGCGCCCGTCGTTGGCGCCCGATTCCCACGTCAGCAGACCGCGCGTGAACCAGTTCGACGCGTGAGCCTCCAAACCGCTCGCCGTGAAACGCCGGGGCGAGGCATCGAGGCTCGCCACCGTGCCGTCCGCCGAAAATGCCGCCTGGTCCAGATCGATCTTGCAGCGCGCATCGCCGAGATCCGCATCACAGCCATATTGGATGATACGGCCCTTCGGCTGCTGCAGCGCGTGGGCGAGCCCGCGCACCTCGCAGCGGAAATGATGCGCCCCGCGCGACACCTCGCCGAGATTGCCGGTGCGCATGAGCACACGATGGTCCGGGTCCGCCCAGTTCACGCGGTAGATCTCGATGGCCGCGTTGTCGAACAGGCCCGCGGCGAGATCCGCCTCGTTCAACCGGTCCGATTTGAGGGCGCCGTCCACGTCGAGCGTGTCCACGTTGAGCCCCACGGCGCTGGCGATCTCCGAGCCGGTGAAGCCGCTCGCGGCTTCATAGAGGGTGCCGCCGAATTCGAGATCGCGGTCGTGGTCCGTGAAGCCGAACGAGACCGCATCGTTGCGCGTGATGCGCCAGCACCAGCACAGCGTCGTGGCGCCGCTGTCGAGATGATCCTGCAGCGCGGACGAGATCGCTCTCATAGGCGCACCTCCATAATGGGAATTTGCGGGATCGAGCCTGCGTCGAAATCGCTGAGATCGATCTCGAGGCGGTCCGTGTCGAAGCGCACGGCCACGTCGAATTCGAAGCCCGCCGTGACGGGCGCGTCTAGGGGCGGCACCGCGCCGGGCAGGAACGTCACGAGCCCGGTATTGGTGCCGAGCGCGTAAGTCTCCGGGTCCTGCACCACGCCATCGACCGCGACGGAGACCGTGCCCGGCACGGGAAGCAGAACCGTGCGCGACCAGGGGGCGTATCCGCTGCCATAGGTCTTGACGAGCTGGAACGCCGCCGTCGCGCCGTCGCCTATGCCGATCGCCTGATCTGTGGCGGCGGGCGTCTCGGACGGCGCGCAGGATTTGTAGTCGCTCCAATCCTTCCAACGGAAAGCATGCAGCCGCCCGCGCCGCTCTTCGAAAAAGGCGAGCACGGCGTGCAGATCGTCGAGGCTCTTGATGCCGTAGCCAGCATCGTAACGCCGCTTGGAGTCGGCCCAGCGGCTGTTGCGTTCCTCGTAGCCGGAGCCGAGCACCACGATCTCGGTGCGCCGTTCCGGCCCGCCCCGGCTGCCGCGTGTCACAGCGGTCGGAAAGCGCACATCGTGAAAGGCCATTGGTCCGTGCTCCGCCTAATGATTGCGCTGCTAAAGGTTTCGTTGCCCGCGCCCGACAGTGCGGGAAAGCATGGCCGCGAGTTGCCCTTCGGACCGGCGGAAGCTCTCCGCGTCCGGCGTAGTCACGTTGAAGGTGACGTTGACCGCGCGCCCTGCTCCGTCCGCCTGCACGCCGAGCCGGCCGTCTTTTGCGCGCGCGAGCGGCAGCACCGCCTCCGGCCCCGCCTCACCCGCGAGCCCGCGCGGAGCCCCCTGCCCGAGCGGAAACGTCATGGGCGAGGAGATCACCCCGCCCTTGGCAAACGGCACGGGCAGCGCGCTGCCGAGGCCCGCACCGGTGACGAGCCCGGACAGCGCATCGCCGAAGGTCTTGCTGATGGGCGCGAGCGCGGCCTCCAGCGTATTCTGCGACAGGTTCAGCGCGAGCTGGCGGACAACGTCCGACAGTTCGCGGCCCTTGAGCGTTGCGTCCGTGAAGGCGTTCGTCAGATTGCCGGCGAAGCTCGCACTCAGCCGGCTCGCGTCCGCGAGCGCGGCGCGCAACGGCGCGATATCGCCGCCAATGACGACGTAAAGCCCGTCGCGATCATCCGGCATGCGTCTCTCCATCGGGGTAGCGTTGCATCAGCGCCGCCAGGTCGTCGCGCGAGGGCGGCGCTTGGGCTATTCGAGAACCGAACGCGCCGCGCAGGGCCGCGTCCAGCTCGCGCGGAGTCATGGCCCAGAAGTCGCGGGGACAGAGGCGAAGGCTCCCGAGCCCTGCTTCCATGGCGGCCGCCCAAGGAAACGGCTCGCGGCTTGTTACGCCGCGTCTATGTCCAAAGGGACGTTCGCCTCGCTGTGCTCGGGCAGGCTGCCGTCCCGCGCGGCGGTGAACGTCGCCGCCAGCAGCCGCGCGACGATATCGACAAAGCCCGCCGCGCCGCCGGGCGCACGCATGGCGCCGACGGCATCGTCAGCAATCTCGTAGCCCGCGCCGCGCAAACCGGCGCCAATCATCTTGATGGCGTCGCCCGCCGCGATACGCCCGGCCTCGAAGCGCTCGGCGACGGCCAGCATGTCGTCCTCGCCGAAGGCGTGCTCAAGCTCCGCCAACGCGCCCAGCGTCAGACACAGCCGGTAGGTCTTGCCGTCCAGAACCGCTTCGATCTCGCCGCGATGCGTGTTGACCATGCCTGCCCCCTACGCGGCGGTGAAGGCGAGAGCGCCGGCGGATTCGAGGCCGAGTTCGAAGCTCAGCTCGCCGTCGTGGCGTCCGCCGTATTCCAGCGTCACGATCTGGAACGGCCCCTCGACCGTGCCGAAATCGGGCACGATCACCTGCCAGTCGCGCACGGTGCCGTCGAAGAAATATTGCCGCAGCGTCTCGTCCGAGGTGGCGTCCTTGAAGATGCCGCTGCCGGAAAGCCGCGCGGTCTTGAGGCCGGCGCCGGCCAGAAGCTCGCGCCAGCGCCCGGCGCTCTCCTGATCGGTCGCGTCCACCGTGGCGGCATTGAAGGCGAGCGATCGCGCCCGCAAGCCGCCCACGGTCACGAATGTGCCGCCGCCGTCCGAGTCCACTTTCAAGAGGAGGTCCTTGCCCTTTTGCGCCGTCATGCTTCTTCCTCGCGTTGAGACAAACAAAAAGAGCGGCCCCGAAGGACCGCTCTCGAAAATCTTCGTGCCGGTGCTAGCGATCTGCGCTAGTTCGCCAAACGCGCCTCGACCATCTTGCGTAGGATCACCCGGTCGCGGGTGGAGACGCCGATGAGTTCGGCCACGCGCCAGACGAGGTTGGATTCGAACTCGTCCACGACGCCGTCGGCCATGACCACTTCCCACAGCATTTCGACAATGCGCTTGCGCCCGTCCTGATCGAGCTCGCGGCACAGCACTTTGGTGAACCGGTAGAGATCGACCGCGTCGCGCTCCTCGGCGCTCGCATCCTGAAACAGGCGCTTCAGCTCATCGGATGAAAGGTCGAACCGGCGCTGCAGCAGCGCCTTCACCTTATGCTTTTCGTTTGGGTCGAAATTGCCGTCGATGCTGCCGGCGTTGATCAGCAGCGCGGCCGAGGCGATGCGCAGTTCCTCCTCGTGGAGGTCCTTGAGTTGCGTCTCCTCGTCGACGCCCTCGACGAAATTCACCAGCTTGGTCCAAAGCGACATACAGATCCCTTCCGGCCAGTTGTCATCCGGCCCCCGTCGGGGCGCAATTCAGTCGGGCACACCCCTATAAAACAACGAAAGCCGGGACAAGCCCGGCGATCTCGGAATTCATGTATTTGACTGGCTTACGCGGCGGCCTGCTGCTGCGGCTCCGTCACCGCGCGATAGCGCACGATGCCGTGCATGGTCTCGCCGTCCGGATCGATCCGCGCCTCGGCGAATTCGTGGCGCAGATTGACCAGATAATGATCGTCGAGGGTGAGCGGCTGGTCGTGGAGCAGCGTCTTCACCGCCTCCATGATCTCGTGAACTTCTTCGGCGCTGTCCGCACGCGTCCACACATGGAGCGTCAAATCGTGCTCGGTGCCGAGCTCGGTGCCGGTGCTCCAGTCGAGCGTTACGGTCTGACCGAGCGTGATGTAGGGCAGCGGTTGACCTTGCGGGGCCTTGCTGTAGATCCGGTCTCCGCCGAGCCGGTCCGTCAGTGCAGGCGCGCTGGAAAGGGTCTGATAAATGCTGCGTTGGAGATCCCAACTCGCGGCGGCCATGCTGTCCTCCACCAATGTCGTTACCAGGCATTTAGGAACGCCGGCGCCGAATGCAATGGAATGCCTCAGTGCTTGGCCCAACGCGCCCGTAAAGTATTTGTGAGTTCTTGCTTAACGCGAGGTAAACGCGCGCGGAAAACCGGCCAAAGAAAAGGCCTTGCGCGCATTTTCCGTGTCCCGAACTCGAGGAACCGCGCAGCCCTGTGCCGCGTCCCGACGGCGAAGACCGGCCTGTCGCGCACGCTTACGTCAATTGTTTCAATCGTTTCGCCAACTTGCCCAGGCGCGCCCAGCGCCGCCTCGGCCCTGATCGCCTCCGCCTGACCGGCCAGGGTCTCGCGAACGTCGCGCTCGAGGCCCCGCGCCGCCAGGCGCCGCTGCAGCGCTTCGAGGCCTTTGACGCTAGCGGTGATCACAGGTCCCGCTCCTCGCACAGACAGCGCAGCCAGCGGCGGCGCTCGCCCACATCCGCGGCGGTCAGGATTTCGAAGACGCGGGTCCCGAACACAAAGCGCATGGCCGGACGCACGCCGTCGCGGTAGCGAAGCACGACCTCATAGGCAAGCTTGCCCGCGAGCCGTCCGGCCTCGACCCCTTCGGACCCACCAGCCGGCGTCAGCTGCGCCCACACCTCGGCCACATCGGTCCAGCTCGTGGTCGCCCCGCCTGCCCCGTCGCTGACGCGCTGCACTTCCTGCAACGTCAGCCGATGGCGAAGTTCGCTTAGGCGCGTCACAGGCGCACCCGGCGAAAAGGCTGCAGCAGCCCCGCCGCGATGGCCGGCACGCCTTGGGGACCCGGACCCAGCTCCACCGGCTCGCGCCGCTCGAACCAATGGGCAACGAGCAAGAGAAGCGCCTGGCGGATCGGCTGCGGCACATCCGTAGGCGCATCGCCGAAACCGGCGACGAACGCCACTTCGAAACCGTTGAACGGCCGCAGGCCCACGGACGGGACCAGTGCGGTCAGCACCAGGCGGGCCGGATCTGACAACACGTCGATGTCGTACCCGCCCGCATCGACGGCGGACGTACCCCCGTCGCCGTCATGCAGCCTCACCGCGCTCACCGACTGCACGGGGCCGAGCGGCAGGGCCACGCACCCTCGCTGCGGCACCGCATCGAGAAAGTGCGACCAGCTCTGCGTGATCAGCGCGAGCCCCCGCGAGCGCTCGATAAGCATCCGCGCGGCCACGATGAGCGATGAGATCAGCGTGTCCTCGTCGTCCGTATCGACGCGCAAATGCGCCTTGGCCTCGGCCAAGCTGATGGGCTCGGCGGCGGGCGCCGCCGTCAACACATGCACCATGACACACCTCTCTAAATTTTGTTGACAGGAAGATTTATAGTTTTATATATTTTATGAAATTTAATTATCTATAGAAGGTACATGGAAGATGGCTAAGAAAAGTAATGGTTTAGGGGATCGCATTCGTAGGATCAGGGAGGCACGCGCTTTTAGCCAGTCTGACCTGGCGAAAATGGCCAACGTTACTCCTACGGCCGTGTGGAATTGGGAGACAAACGGTGTCGTGCCCAGAGCTGAAACGCTTCTGGTTGTTGCCCAACGGCTTGGTGTGACTAAAGAATATCTCCTGACGGGACAATCGGGCGTTCAGGATCCGGCGACAAGCGCTTCGACTGAAGAGCTGTCTCTCGAAGATCTCATCCGAGCGATTGCTGCGAAGGGATTCGAAGTTTCGATACGGCCAAAATCTCCCTCGTAAAATTAGTGGCGGCCGCTCACGCGAGGGAGGGGGTGGGCGCGCGAAGCGGCCGCCGGCCTGGCCAGGCACAACTGGGATCAACGACGACGGCAGGCACGCCGCACGGCGTTCGTTAACGCGGGCCTTCAAAACCACAACATGTCGTAGGGAACAGCGCGCGAAGATTTACGAACCCCTGATTCGTCGCCGCTCTGTTCACGGTGTGGGCTTGCGCGAAGCGCCTAAGGCGCGGCCTCCAACACAAGATGTGGGAGGCCGCGCCAATCGCTGGCGGTGCCTAGGACGTTCCGAACTTCAGAAGCTTGATGGCATCGAAGTCCTGCACGCCGCCGCCCACGCGCTTGGTCGTGTAGAACAGCACGTAGGGCTTGGCCGAGAACGGATCGCGCAGCACGCGGATGCCCGCCCGGTCGACCACGAGATAGCCCCGGCCGAAGTCGCCAAAGGCGATCGCGAACGTGTCGGTGTCGATGTCCGGCATGTCCTCGCTCTCGACGATCGGATAGGTCATCAGCGTAGGCGACAGGTCCGCGCGCTCCGGCGGCTGCCAGAGGTAGTTGCCGTCCGCATCCTTGAACTTGCGGATCGTTGCCTGCGTCGCCCGGTTCATGACCCAGTGCGCGTTGGCGCGATAGTCGGACTTCAGCGTGTAGATGAAGTCGATGAGATCGTCGCTCGGGTGCGATGAATCGAACGCACCGTCATTGCCGGTCGCCACATAGCCGATCTTGTCCCAGGCCCAGGAGCCGTTCTCGACCTTGGTATAGTCGAGAAAGCCGCGCGGCTTGTTGTTGCCGTCGCCGGAAATGAAGGCCGCGCCTTCCTGTTGCGCGAAAGCGACCTGGATTTCCTCCGCCAGCCACTCGTCGATATTGACGGCGGAGTCGTCCAGCAGGCTCTGCGTGGCCGACGGCATGGCGTAGATCTCCATGGTCGGGAAGGTCAGCTCGGCCAGCGTCGGCGAGTTGGTCTCGTCCCGCGTCGTGGTCTCGGCGACCCAACCGGTCGCGGGGCCCGTGACGGAGAAAGGCTTCTTGTAGACGGACGCGCTCACCGTGCGGTTGCCGGCGATGGCGCGGATGGGCGAGATCTCCTTCACGCCGCGCAGCACTGCCGCCTCGACCTCCGGCGGCACCAGATAGCCGCCGTCCGCGCCGTCATTGGTGCTGATCGCCAGCGCCTTCTGCTCCAGCGACAAAAGCCCGGACGTCTCGCCCCGGCGTATATAGCCGTCGAACGCGGCTTTGTGCTGCAGGTGCGCGCCGGAGGCAAAGCGCGCCGAAGAAGACAGGCGCGGCCGCGCGCCCTTGAGGGTCAGGCGGTCCAGATACGCCTTCTGCTCGTCCAGCGCCTGGTTGATGCGGTCGATCTTGTCCGTGGTCACCACGTCGGCGGGCATGCCCCGCTGGAGCGCCCGGATCTTGTCGTCGTTCTCCTGCT
This genomic window from Methyloceanibacter caenitepidi contains:
- a CDS encoding DUF2460 domain-containing protein, with protein sequence MAFHDVRFPTAVTRGSRGGPERRTEIVVLGSGYEERNSRWADSKRRYDAGYGIKSLDDLHAVLAFFEERRGRLHAFRWKDWSDYKSCAPSETPAATDQAIGIGDGATAAFQLVKTYGSGYAPWSRTVLLPVPGTVSVAVDGVVQDPETYALGTNTGLVTFLPGAVPPLDAPVTAGFEFDVAVRFDTDRLEIDLSDFDAGSIPQIPIMEVRL
- a CDS encoding phage tail tape measure protein, with the protein product MPDDRDGLYVVIGGDIAPLRAALADASRLSASFAGNLTNAFTDATLKGRELSDVVRQLALNLSQNTLEAALAPISKTFGDALSGLVTGAGLGSALPVPFAKGGVISSPMTFPLGQGAPRGLAGEAGPEAVLPLARAKDGRLGVQADGAGRAVNVTFNVTTPDAESFRRSEGQLAAMLSRTVGRGQRNL
- a CDS encoding phage tail assembly chaperone codes for the protein MEAGLGSLRLCPRDFWAMTPRELDAALRGAFGSRIAQAPPSRDDLAALMQRYPDGETHAG
- a CDS encoding gene transfer agent family protein, with amino-acid sequence MVNTHRGEIEAVLDGKTYRLCLTLGALAELEHAFGEDDMLAVAERFEAGRIAAGDAIKMIGAGLRGAGYEIADDAVGAMRAPGGAAGFVDIVARLLAATFTAARDGSLPEHSEANVPLDIDAA
- a CDS encoding phage major tail protein, TP901-1 family, yielding MTAQKGKDLLLKVDSDGGGTFVTVGGLRARSLAFNAATVDATDQESAGRWRELLAGAGLKTARLSGSGIFKDATSDETLRQYFFDGTVRDWQVIVPDFGTVEGPFQIVTLEYGGRHDGELSFELGLESAGALAFTAA
- a CDS encoding TerB family tellurite resistance protein; protein product: MSLWTKLVNFVEGVDEETQLKDLHEEELRIASAALLINAGSIDGNFDPNEKHKVKALLQRRFDLSSDELKRLFQDASAEERDAVDLYRFTKVLCRELDQDGRKRIVEMLWEVVMADGVVDEFESNLVWRVAELIGVSTRDRVILRKMVEARLAN
- a CDS encoding DUF3168 domain-containing protein, yielding MAAASWDLQRSIYQTLSSAPALTDRLGGDRIYSKAPQGQPLPYITLGQTVTLDWSTGTELGTEHDLTLHVWTRADSAEEVHEIMEAVKTLLHDQPLTLDDHYLVNLRHEFAEARIDPDGETMHGIVRYRAVTEPQQQAAA
- a CDS encoding HK97-gp10 family putative phage morphogenesis protein, encoding MRGAGPVITASVKGLEALQRRLAARGLERDVRETLAGQAEAIRAEAALGAPGQVGETIETIDVSVRDRPVFAVGTRHRAARFLEFGTRKMRARPFLWPVFRARLPRVKQELTNTLRARWAKH
- a CDS encoding phage head closure protein, whose translation is MTRLSELRHRLTLQEVQRVSDGAGGATTSWTDVAEVWAQLTPAGGSEGVEAGRLAGKLAYEVVLRYRDGVRPAMRFVFGTRVFEILTAADVGERRRWLRCLCEERDL
- a CDS encoding head-tail connector protein, coding for MVHVLTAAPAAEPISLAEAKAHLRVDTDDEDTLISSLIVAARMLIERSRGLALITQSWSHFLDAVPQRGCVALPLGPVQSVSAVRLHDGDGGTSAVDAGGYDIDVLSDPARLVLTALVPSVGLRPFNGFEVAFVAGFGDAPTDVPQPIRQALLLLVAHWFERREPVELGPGPQGVPAIAAGLLQPFRRVRL
- a CDS encoding helix-turn-helix domain-containing protein, whose product is MAKKSNGLGDRIRRIREARAFSQSDLAKMANVTPTAVWNWETNGVVPRAETLLVVAQRLGVTKEYLLTGQSGVQDPATSASTEELSLEDLIRAIAAKGFEVSIRPKSPS